In Castanea sativa cultivar Marrone di Chiusa Pesio chromosome 6, ASM4071231v1, a single window of DNA contains:
- the LOC142641451 gene encoding receptor-like protein kinase BRI1-like 3, producing the protein MKREWNWRVSISSGQGIMGWLLLLFFHLVIMTSGSGAGEFAQKQQSNDVVGLLMAFKQSVDSDPKGFLADWLDDSASPCSWKAISCSSDGLVVALNLSYAGLIGGLNLPILTALSTLQHLYLQGNSFSAANLNTSSCSSLQTLDLSSNNFSDPLPGPSFLLSCNHLSYLNLSRNSIPGGTFHVPSSLLHLDLSRNRISDSSLLSYSLSSCQNLVSLNFSDNKLTGLLSSTLKTCKNLSFIDLSHNLLSGSIPSSFLADSPASLYYVDLSYNNFSGNFSSLDFGMCPNLASLFLARNILSGSDFPMSLGHCQLLETLDLSHNMLQSKIPGVLLGSLKNLKLIALANNQFSGEIPSELGQLCGGIQELDLSVNKLSGGLPSTFAKCSSLSSLNLGNNQLSGDFLTTVVSTLQNLSYLFVPFNNITGPVPLSLTNCTQLRVLDLSSNSFTGKVPAEFCSSKASSALERLLLADNYLSGTVPSEIANCKSLRTIDVSFNNLTGTIPLEIWKLPNLSDMVMWANNLTGEIPEGICVDGGNLESLILNNNFITGTIPESIGKCTNMIWVSLASNKLTGNIPAGIGNLLNLAILQLGNNSLTGQIPPELGRCESLIWLDLNSNDLSGAIPSELANQAGLVIAGKASGKQFVFVRNEGGTACRGAGGLVEFEGIRGERLESYPMVHSCSSTRIYSGRTVYTFPSNGSMIYLDLAYNSLSGTIPQDLGSMSFLQVLNLGHNSLSGNIPDSFGGLKWIGVLDVSHNYLQGYIPGSLGTLSFLSDLDVSNNNLTGLIPSGGQLTTFPASRYENNSGLCGVPLPPCASVSHSTGYSTQGKKQSMEAGMIIGITFFLSCILGLTFALYRVKKYQLKEEQREKYIESLPTSGSSSWKLSSVPEPLSINVATFEKPLRKLTFAHLLEATNGFSADSLIGSGGFGEVYKAQLGDGCVVAIKKLIHVGQGDREFMAEMETIGKIKHRNLVPLMGYCKIGEERLLVYEYMKWGSLEAVLHDRNKGGGSKLDWTARKKIAVGAARGLAFLHHSCIPHIIHRDMKSSNVLLDENFEARVSDFGMARLVNALDTHLSVSTLAGTPGYVPPEYYQSFRCTAKGDVYSYGVILLELISGKKPIDPSQFGDDNNLVGWAKQLQREKRSNEILDLELMTEKSGEAELFQYLTIAFQCLDDRPFRRPTMIQVMTMFKELQVDTENDSIDDFSLKDIAIDESREKEP; encoded by the coding sequence ATGAAGAGAGAATGGAATTGGAGGGTGTCAATATCATCAGGACAAGGCATCATGGGGTGGTTGTTGTTGCTTTTCTTTCACCTTGTAATAATGACTTCAGGTTCAGGCGCCGGAGAATTTGCTCAAAAACAACAAAGCAATGATGTGGTGGGGTTGTTGATGGCCTTCAAGCAATCAGTTGATTCTGATCCCAAGGGATTCTTAGCAGATTGGCTTGATGATTCTGCAAGTCCATGCTCATGGAAAGCTATCTCTTGCTCTTCTGATGGCCTAGTAGTAGCCTTGAATCTAAGTTATGCTGGCCTTATTGGTGGCTTAAACCTTCCAATTCTCACAGCCTTGTCCACTCTGCAACACCTATATTTGCAAGGCAACTCATTCTCAGCTGCCAATCTCAACACAAGCTCCTGTTCCAGCCTTCAAACTCTAGACTTGTCTTCCAACAACTTCTCAGACCCTCTTCCAGGACcctctttccttctctcttgTAATCATCTTTCTTACCTCAATCTCTCTCGCAACTCAATCCCTGGTGGCACTTTCCATGTCCCTTCTTCTCTTCTGCACCTCGATCTTTCTCGTAATCGCATTTCTGATTCTTCCCTCCTTTCCTACTCTCTCTCCTCCTGCCAAAACTTGGTTTCACTCAACTTCTCAGACAACAAGCTCACTGGATTACTCAGCTCCACCCTTAAGACTTGCAAAAATCTCTCCTTTATTGACCTTTCCCACAATCTCTTATCTGGGTCTATCCCCTCTAGTTTTCTAGCTGACTCTCCTGCATCTCTTTACTATGTAGATCTCTCATACAACAACTTCTCTGGCAACTTTTCCAGCCTTGATTTTGGGATGTGTCCCAATTTAGCTTCACTCTTTCTAGCCCGCAACATCCTCTCTGGCAGTGACTTCCCAATGAGCCTAGGACACTGTCAGCTTCTGGAGACACTTGACCTTTCTCACAATATGTTGCAGTCTAAAATTCCGGGTGTCCTGCTGGGAAGTCTGAAGAATTTAAAGTTAATAGCTTTGGCCAATAATCAGTTTTCTGGCGAGATACCATCTGAATTGGGACAGTTATGTGGGGGGATCCAGGAGCTTGATCTTTCTGTAAACAAACTCTCTGGTGGGTTGCCTTCGACTTTTGCAAAGTGCTCCTCTTTGAGTTCTCTCAATCTTGGCAACAATCAACTTTCTGGAGATTTCCTCACTACAGTTGTGAGTACTCTCCAAAACCTGAGTTATCTCTTTGTACCATTCAACAACATAACTGGTCCTGTGCCTCTCTCTCTGACCAATTGTACTCAACTAAGAGTGCTGGATCTCAGTTCTAATTCCTTTACAGGGAAGGTTCCAGCTGAGTTCTGCTCCTCCAAAGCCTCATCAGCTCTGGAAAGGCTACTTCTAGCTGATAATTACCTGTCTGGGACAGTGCCTTCAGAGATTGCCAACTGCAAGAGCCTGAGGACAATTGATGTTAGTTTCAACAACCTGACTGGCACAATTCCCTTGGAAATTTGGAAGTTACCAAATCTTTCTGATATGGTTATGTGGGCAAACAACCTTACTGGGGAAATACCAGAAGGCATTTGTGTAGATGGAGGAAACTTAGAGTCACTGAtcctcaacaacaattttattaCTGGAACTATTCCAGAGTCAATTGGCAAGTGCACTAACATGATATGGGTGTCACTTGCTAGCAACAAGCTCACTGGAAATATCCCTGCTGGTATTGGGAATCTCCTGAACCTTGCTATCCTCCAATTGGGTAACAATTCACTAACCGGACAGATCCCACCAGAGCTTGGCAGGTGTGAGAGCCTCATTTGGCTTGATTTAAACAGCAACGACTTATCTGGTGCTATCCCATCTGAGCTTGCCaatcaagctggccttgtcatTGCTGGAAAGGCCTCTGGGAAGCAGTTTGTATTTGTGAGAAATGAGGGTGGAACAGCTTGCAGGGGTGCTGGAGGACTAGTTGAATTTGAGGGAATCAGAGGAGAGAGGCTGGAAAGTTATCCTATGGTTCACTCTTGCTCATCAACTAGAATCTACTCTGGCAGGACAGTTTATACATTCCCCAGCAATGGCAGTATGATCTATCTTGATCTAGCTTACAATTCCTTGTCTGGAACCATTCCCCAAGACTTAGGTTCAATGAGCTTCTTGCAAGTCCTGAATTTGGGACATAACAGTCTAAGTGGAAACATTCCTGACAGCTTTGGAGGTCTTAAGTGGATTGGAGTTTTGGATGTCTCACACAATTATCTTCAAGGATACATTCCAGGGTCCTTAGGGACACTCTCTTTTCTTAGTGACCTTGATGTGTCTAATAACAACCTCACTGGCCTCATCCCTTCTGGAGGGCAGCTGACCACTTTCCCAGCGTCCAGATATGAGAACAATTCCGGCCTTTGTGGGGTACCCTTGCCCCCTTGTGCCTCTGTAAGTCACTCTACAGGTTACTCCACTCAGGGGAAGAAGCAGTCAATGGAAGCTGGGATGATCATTGGCATCACATTTTTCCTCTCTTGTATCCTCGGACTTACTTTTGCTCTTTATCGGGTGAAGAAATACCAGCTCAAGGAAGAACAAAGAGAGAAATACATTGAAAGTCTTCCAACTTCAGGTAGCAGCAGCTGGAAACTTTCCAGTGTTCCTGAACCCCTTAGTATCAATGTTGCTACATTTGAAAAACCTCTGCGGAAATTGACCTTCGCTCATCTACTCGAAGCTACAAATGGTTTCAGTGCTGACAGCTTAATTGGTTCTGGAGGTTTTGGTGAGGTCTACAAGGCTCAATTGGGAGATGGCTGTGTTGTTGCAATTAAGAAGCTTATTCATGTCGGTCAGGGAGATAGGGAGTTTATGGCAGAGATGGAAACTATTGGGAAGATCAAGCACCGAAACCTTGTTCCGTTGATGGGTTACTGTAAGATTGGAGAGGAGAGGCTTCTTGTGTATGAGTACATGAAATGGGGGAGTCTGGAGGCTGTTCTTCATGACAGGAATAAAGGTGGGGGCTCAAAGCTTGATTGGACAGCTAGAAAGAAGATTGCTGTAGGGGCTGCAAGAGGTCTAGCATTCCTTCACCATAGCTGCATACCTCACATTATACACCGGGACATGAAGTCTAGTAATGTTCTTCTAGATGAGAATTTTGAAGCCAGAGTTTCTGATTTTGGCATGGCAAGGCTGGTGAATGCCCTTGACACTCATCTCAGTGTGAGCACCCTTGCAGGAACTCCAGGTTATGTGCCCCCCGAGTACTACCAAAGTTTCAGGTGCACAGCAAAAGGAGATGTCTACAGTTATGGTGTCATACTGCTAGAGCTTATATCGGGCAAGAAGCCAATAGACCCTTCCCAGTTTGGTGATGACAACAACCTTGTTGGATGGGCAAAGCAGCTTCAGAGGGAGAAGAGAAGCAATGAGATACTTGACCTGGAGTTGATGACAGAGAAATCTGGCGAGGCTGAATTATTCCAGTATCTGACGATTGCCTTTCAATGCCTTGATGACAGGCCATTCCGGCGGCCAACCATGATTCAGGTGATGACAATGTTTAAAGAGCTTCAGGTTGATACAGAAAATGATAGCATCGATGACTTCTCACTGAAAGACATTGCTATTGATGAATCACGAGAAAAAGAACCTTAG
- the LOC142638352 gene encoding uncharacterized protein LOC142638352: protein MNILLWNCKGALNPRFHLALTSLVNTHSLTIVIITETRIGGDRAKDITDRLPFDGAIHSNTVGYLGGIWLLWNSGMVEIIQLAKTEQEIHVVVKVCESNTCWVLSSIYASPRLAERKLLRKNLSSVAPIHSLPWLMLGDFNELLSSQDKFGGNPLITSRVLLFKECLDSCGMVDLGFHGHKYTWVNKREAVHYIKERLDKGFANFDWRELYPEAAIHHLARTHSDHCPILLSLDKTPFSNFPRPFRFQPVWMSHPLFSKVVDDSWVSDRSFKANVKIFTENVKIWNKETFGNIFHRKNRVEARLRGIQTNIANGPNEFLLNLENQLRKEYFDIQPKKKNSSQ, encoded by the coding sequence ATGAATATTTTACTTTGGAATTGTAAAGGGGCCCTAAACCCTCGTTTTCATCTAGCGCTGACTAGTCTTGTCAACACTCACTCTCTGACCATTGTGATTATAACGGAGACCAGGATTGGTGGAGATAGGGCTAAGGACATCACTGATAGGCTTCCTTTTGATGGAGCGATTCACTCTAATACTGTTGGGTACTTAGGAGGTATTTGGCTTTTGTGGAACTCAGGTATGGTGGAGATCATTCAATTAGCCAAAACGGAGCAGGAAATCCACGTTGTGGTTAAGGTATGTGAATCTAACACTTGCTGGGTTCTTTCCTCTATTTATGCTAGCCCTAGATTAGCggaaagaaaattattaaggaaaaatttGTCTTCTGTTGCCCCAATCCATAGCTTGCCCTGGCTCATGTTGGGGGATTTTAATGAATTGTTGTCTAGTCAAGATAAATTTGGAGGCAATCCCTTAATCACAAGCCGTGTGTTGTTGTTCAAGGAGTGTCTAGACTCTTGTGGTATGGTTGATCTTGGATTTCATGGGCACAAATACACTTGGGTAAATAAAAGGGAAGCGGTCCACTATATCAAAGAGAGATTGGATAAAGGCTTTGCTAACTTTGATTGGAGAGAGTTATACCCCGAGGCTGCTATTCATCATTTGGCCCGCACTCACTCGGACCATTGCCCTATTTTACTGTCCTTGGATAAAACccctttttcaaattttcctaGGCCCTTTCGGTTCCAACCAGTTTGGATGTCTCACCCTCTATTTTCAAAAGTGGTTGATGATTCTTGGGTTTCTGACAGGTCTTTCAAAGCTAATGTTAAGATTTTTACTGAAAATGTGAAGATTTGGAACAAAGAAACCTTTGGTAATATCTTTCATAGGAAGAATAGGGTGGAGGCCCGGCTTAGAGGCATTCAGACTAATATCGCTAATGGCCCTAATGAGTTCCTGTTGAATCTGGAGAATCAACTCCGGAAGGAGTACTTTGACATCCAACCCAAGAAGAAGAATTCTAGTCAGTAA